Proteins from a genomic interval of Acetobacterium woodii DSM 1030:
- a CDS encoding DNA adenine methylase, translated as MKKEMKTVLKYPGSKWSMTSWIINNFPACYEDMTYLEPYFGSGAVFFNKKRSKVETINDIDTNVVNLFKVIREHPDKLASLVEMTPWARDEYKLSYISVDDPIENARRFLVRMWMAIGAKSSDKTGFRNNIKGFNGNLSHWHNRLPQRIMEVTERLQCSNNCIVQIENQPAIRIIERYDRDNVLMYIDPPYLLSTRSKRIYKHEMKDQDHEKLIDVLINHKAFIIISGYDNDMYNDLLRGWSKQYANVLAEGGKSAVEVIWMNYQPTRQVEMKIV; from the coding sequence ATGAAGAAAGAGATGAAAACAGTATTGAAATATCCTGGGAGTAAGTGGTCGATGACCAGCTGGATTATAAATAATTTTCCAGCTTGTTATGAAGATATGACATATCTAGAACCTTACTTCGGATCGGGGGCAGTATTTTTCAATAAAAAAAGATCTAAGGTTGAGACAATTAATGATATTGATACAAATGTTGTTAATTTATTTAAGGTAATTAGAGAACACCCAGATAAACTGGCATCCTTGGTAGAGATGACACCATGGGCAAGAGATGAATATAAATTAAGTTACATCAGTGTTGATGATCCGATTGAAAATGCAAGACGTTTTTTGGTAAGAATGTGGATGGCTATTGGAGCGAAGTCTTCAGATAAAACAGGGTTCAGAAACAATATAAAGGGATTTAATGGTAATTTATCACATTGGCATAATCGGTTGCCACAGAGAATTATGGAGGTTACTGAAAGACTTCAATGCAGTAATAATTGTATTGTACAAATAGAAAATCAACCTGCGATAAGAATAATCGAGAGATATGACCGTGATAATGTTTTGATGTATATTGATCCACCTTATTTGCTATCAACAAGAAGTAAACGAATTTACAAACATGAAATGAAAGATCAGGACCACGAAAAATTGATTGATGTTCTTATAAATCATAAGGCTTTTATTATTATATCTGGCTATGACAACGATATGTATAATGATTTATTGCGTGGATGGAGCAAACAATATGCGAATGTTTTGGCTGAAGGTGGAAAATCAGCAGTTGAAGTAATTTGGATGAATTATCAACCAACACGACAGGTTGAGATGAAGATAGTTTAA